One segment of Ricinus communis isolate WT05 ecotype wild-type chromosome 8, ASM1957865v1, whole genome shotgun sequence DNA contains the following:
- the LOC125371000 gene encoding thionin-like protein 2 — protein MEEKRAKSFWMVFMVLSLLVGQSYAGSFSDCYKGCFLICVITPGGSIFNCATKCVKDCILQSSSINSLDDKLQTQYFCKFGCASSLCTNLSSKSDPGEKKVASCVNSCSNRCTKNCSP, from the exons atggaGGAGAAAAGGGCCAAGTCTTTTTGGATGGTCTTTATGGTGCTGAGTTTGCTTGTAGGGCAGTCTTATGCAGGTTCTTTCAGTGATTGCTACAAAGGTTGCTTCCTTATATGTGTAATCACACCTGGTGGTTCTATCTTTAACTGTGCTACTAAGTGTGTCAAAGATTGCATCTTGCAATCATCATCTATCAATTCTTTAGATGATAAACTACAAACCCAATACTTCTGCAAGTTTGGCTGTGCTTCCTCTTTGTGCACCAACCTCAGCTCCAAAAGTGATCCTG GGGAAAAGAAAGTGGCAAGCTGTGTGAATTCCTGCTCAAACAGATGCACCAAGAACTGCTCCCCATGA
- the LOC112536300 gene encoding thionin-like protein 2 has protein sequence MEERRAKAFMVVLLVFSLLVGQSYAAFSECYKECFLICLIISGGCLDSCAFKCLKDCILPLPATSSSLDDKQQIHDFCKLGCASSLCTNLSSKNDPGEKKVGSCVDSCSNRCT, from the exons ATGGAGGAGAGAAGAGCTAAGGCTTTTATGGTGGTTTTGTTGGTGTTTAGCTTGCTTGTAGGGCAGTCTTATGCAGCTTTCTCTGAATGCTACAAGGAATGTTTTCTTATATGTTTAATCATTTCTGGTGGCTGTTTAGATTCCTGTGCTTTTAAGTGTCTCAAGGATTGCATATTGCCATTACCTgctacttcttcttctttggatGATAAACAACAAATCCATGACTTCTGCAAGCTTGGCTGTGCTTCCTCTCTGTGCACCAATCTCAGCTCCAAGAACGATCCTG GGGAAAAGAAAGTGGGAAGCTGTGTGGATTCTTGCTCAAACAGATGCACCTAG
- the LOC8277222 gene encoding nuclear pore complex protein NUP50A — protein sequence MGDAENTLPSSKKRAAGREISRDNPGLDDEEDTLEQETGTFKRASDEVLAGRRIVKVRRSQTSSTPSSNPFAGIRLVPPPEPTTVLAAAATEAVTSNEKASEDRKNDAVKDTEEGKDETGKQLESKSEEQVAETVAKEIAEDKENNGVVDEGTESKVDNENPAEDDKTENETAEGGEKIENEKAAGDEETENEKAVEGDKTETEEKKDNGSENVDPSAESKPLSSFQQLSSSQNAFTGLAGTGFSTASFTFGSVSKDGSSGTSTGSLFGFGLSNNGSSSIFGTPGSSIVSKNEGTGFPSMQEIPVETGEENETVAFSADSVLFEFLNGGWKERGKGELKVNVSTTGTERARLLMRARGNYRLILNASLYPDMKLTNMEKRGVTFACMNSTSENKDGLSTFALKFKDGSVVEDFRAAVAAHKDKAAIVLKTPENSPKGSDE from the coding sequence ATGGGAGATGCAGAAAATACTCTTCCATCTTCAAAGAAGAGAGCTGCTGGAAGGGAGATTTCAAGAGACAACCCTGGTCTTGATGATGAGGAAGATACTTTAGAGCAAGAGACTGGAACCTTCAAGAGGGCCAGTGACGAGGTGCTGGCAGGCAGAAGAATTGTGAAAGTTCGTCGTAGCCAGACCTCATCTACCCCTTCATCCAATCCATTTGCTGGGATTCGCTTGGTTCCTCCTCCTGAACCAACTACAGTCCTTGCTGCAGCAGCAACTGAAGCAGTCACTTCTAATGAGAAAGCTTCAGAAGATAGGAAAAATGATGCAGTTAAAGATACTGAAGAGGGTAAAGATGAGACTGGTAAGCAGCTAGAAAGCAAAAGTGAAGAGCAAGTGGCTGAAACAGTGGCAAAGGAGATTGCTGAGGACAAGGAGAATAATGGTGTAGTTGATGAAGGAACTGAATCCAAAGTTGATAATGAAAACCCTGCAGAAGATGATAAGACAGAGAATGAAACAGCTGAGGGTGGTGAAAAGATAGAGAATGAAAAGGCTGCTGGTGATGAAGAGACAGAGAATGAGAAAGCCGTGGAAGGTGATAAGACTGAAACCGAAGAGAAGAAGGATAATGGTAGTGAAAATGTAGATCCGAGTGCTGAAAGCAAGCCTTTGAGCTCATTCCAACAGCTTTCTAGCAGTCAAAATGCTTTCACAGGGCTTGCTGGAACTGGGTTTTCAACTGCTTCATTTACCTTTGGTTCAGTTTCTAAGGATGGGTCATCAGGTACCAGTACTGGTTCTTTATTTGGTTTTGGTCTTTCTAATAATGGTAGTTCTTCAATCTTTGGCACACCGGGTTCTTCGATTGTCTCAAAGAATGAGGGAACTGGTTTTCCATCAATGCAAGAGATTCCAGTTGAGACAGGAGAAGAAAATGAGACAGTGGCTTTCTCTGCTGATTCAGTGTTGTTTGAGTTTCTTAATGGTGGGTGGAAAGAGCGGGGAAAGGGAGAGCTTAAGGTGAATGTCTCTACTACTGGGACAGAAAGAGCTAGACTTCTTATGAGAGCTAGAGGTAATTACAGGTTGATTTTGAATGCAAGTCTTTACCCTGACATGAAGCTCACGAATATGGAAAAGCGAGGGGTCACTTTTGCCTGCATGAATAGTACTAGTGAAAATAAGGATGGTCTTTCTACATTTGCTCTGAAGTTCAAGGATGGTTCCGTAGTAGAAGATTTCCGAGCAGCTGTAGCAGCGCATAAAGATAAAGCAGCTATAGTTCTGAAGACTCCAGAGAATTCGCCTAAGGGTTCAGATGAGTGA
- the LOC107261978 gene encoding scarecrow-like protein 23, translating into MFQSLVPQSPPINSNSNSNSNPNNSTSSSMKTAKRTARETIAAGDDPSAKRPNLDDTAAAIKEGEEEEEEDSTGLRLLGLLLQCAECVAMDNLDEAADLLPEISELSSPFGSSFERVGSYFAHALQARVVSSCLGTYSPLTSKSLTLTQSQKIFNAFQSYNSISPLIKFSHFTANQAIFQALDGEDRVHVIDFDIMQGLQWPGLFHILASRSKKIRSMRITGFGSSSELLESTGRRLADFASSLGLPFEFHPLEGKIGSVSDISQLGIRPREAVVVHWMHHCLYDITGSDLGTLRLLTLLRPKLITTAEQDLSHAGSFLGRFVEALHYYSALFDALGDGLGIDSVERHTVEQQLFGCEIRNIVAVGGPKRTGEVKVERWGNELRRAGFQPVSLGGNPAAQASLLLGMFPWKGYTLVEEENGCLKLGWKDLSLLTASAWKPSD; encoded by the coding sequence ATGTTTCAGAGCTTAGTTCCTCAATCTCCCCCAATCAATTCCAATTCGAATTCCAATTCTAACCCTAATAATTCTACTTCTTCTTCCATGAAGACAGCTAAGCGCACCGCTAGAGAAACAATCGCAGCTGGCGACGATCCTTCTGCCAAAAGACCTAACTTAGATGATACCGCCGCCGCTAttaaagaaggagaagaagaagaagaagaagattccACCGGTCTGAGACTCCTCGGTCTTTTGCTACAATGCGCTGAGTGTGTAGCCATGGACAACCTCGATGAAGCAGCTGATCTCCTCCCCGAAATCTCGGAACTCTCATCACCTTTCGGATCATCATTTGAGCGCGTTGGTTCTTACTTCGCTCACGCGCTTCAAGCGCGTGTAGTAAGTTCCTGTTTAGGTACTTACTCACCTTTAACGTCAAAATCCCTAACGTTAACTCAATCTCAGAAAATCTTCAACGCTTTCCAATCCTATAATTCAATCAGTCCATTAATCAAATTCTCTCATTTCACTGCTAATCAAGCAATTTTTCAAGCTTTGGATGGCGAGGATCGTGTGCACGTCATCGATTTTGATATTATGCAAGGCCTTCAATGGCCTGGATTGTTCCATATACTTGCTTCAAGGTCCAAAAAGATCCGGTCCATGAGGATAACCGGGTTTGGGTCTTCCTCTGAGTTGCTCGAGTCTACTGGGAGGAGACTAGCTGATTTTGCTAGCTCACTTGGTTTGCCATTTGAGTTCCATCCCTTGGAGGGTAAAATTGGAAGTGTGAGTGATATCAGTCAACTTGGGATTAGACCAAGAGAAGCTGTTGTTGTCCATTGGATGCATCATTGTCTTTATGATATAACAGGCAGCGATTTAGGGACGTTGAGATTGTTGACTTTGCTAAGGCCTAAATTGATCACAACTGCTGAACAAGATTTGAGTCACGCTGGTAGTTTTTTAGGTAGATTTGTTGAGGCTTTGCATTATTATAGTGCTTTATTTGATGCATTAGGGGATGGATTGGGTATAGACAGTGTGGAGAGACATACTGTGGAGCAGCAGTTGTTTGGGTGTGAGATTAGAAATATTGTTGCTGTTGGTGGGCCCAAGAGGACTGGTGAAGTGAAGGTGGAGAGATGGGGGAATGAGTTGAGACGGGCCGGGTTTCAACCCGTTTCGCTTGGGGGTAACCCGGCTGCTCAGGCTAGTTTGTTGCTAGGGATGTTCCCTTGGAAAGGGTATACTTTGGTTGAGGAGGAAAATGGGTGCTTAAAGTTGGGGTGGAAGGATTTGTCTCTGTTGACTGCCTCTGCTTGGAAGCCGTCTGACTGA
- the LOC8277219 gene encoding peptidyl-prolyl cis-trans isomerase PASTICCINO1, producing MAANEDFAPKKKKEPTESDKRRKKIVPGSLMKAEMRPGGGDAKPSDDDQVIYHCTVRTLDGVVVQSSKLEYGGKGTPIRQVLGKSKMLLGLLEGLTTMLKGEVAMFKMKPEVHYGEDVCPVSPPSSFPKEDELHFEIEMMNFSKVKVVSEDLGIIKQVINEGQGWESPREPYEVKARISAKTGDGKVILSCPQGEPYFFTFGKSEVPKGLEMAIGTMTREEKAVIYVTSEYLTESPLMSVAEGCDEVHFEVELVHFTQVRDMLGDGRLIKRRLCDGRGEFPMDCPLHDSLLRVHYKGMLLDEENKVFYDTRVDNDGQPLEFSSGEGLVPEGFEMCVRLMLPGEIALVTCPPDYAYDKFQRPANVPEGAHIQWEIELLGFEMPKDWTGMDFPTIMGEAEKIRNTGNRLYKEGKFELAKAKYEKVLREFNHVNPQDDEEGKVFVDTRNLLNLNLAACYLKMGECKKSIEYCNKVLDANPAHAKALYRRGMAYMTDGDFEEARRDFEMMMKGDKSSEADAMAALQKLKQKKQEVERKVRKQFKGLFDKKPGEIADAGIHGTEERTVSENQKKDDQEDSDRIEEEALLQDAANAPRGGWFSHLWPTGRRLFSALGFQRCTIL from the exons ATGGCTGCAAATGAAGATTTTgctccaaagaagaaaaaagaacctACTGAAAGCGATAAAAg gagaaaaaaaattgttccTGGGAGTCTTATGAAAGCTGAGATGAGACCAGGAGGAGGTGATGCTAAACCATCAGATGATGACCAG GTCATTTACCATTGCACTGTTAGAACATTAGATGGAGTCGTTGTACAGTCTAGTAAATTAGAATATGGAG GAAAGGGTACTCCAATAAGACAAGTTTTGGGCAAAAGTAAGATGCTGTTGGGGTTGTTGGAAGGGCTTACCACAATGCTGAAGGGCGAAGTGGCTATG TTCAAGATGAAACCTGAAGTGCACTATGGTGAGGATGTCTGTCCAGTTTCACCTCCAAGTAGCTTCCCGAAAGAAGATGAACTTCATTTTGAAATTGAGATGATGAACTTTTCCAAAGTCAAg GTTGTCAGCGAAGATTTGGGTATTATAAAACAG GTAATAAATGAAGGACAGGGTTGGGAATCGCCAAGGGAACCCTATGAAGTAAAAGCTAG GATTTCTGCAAAGACAGGTGACGGGAAAGTAATTCTTTCATGCCCACAAGGAGAACCATATTTCTTTACATTTGGGAAATCTGAG GTACCTAAAGGTCTTGAGATGGCGATAGGAACAATGACACGGGAAGAGAAAGCAGTAATATATGTCACTAGTGAGTATTTGACTGAGTCTCCTCTCATGTCTGTGGCTGAAGGTTGTGACGAAGTTCATTTTGAGGTGGAGCTTGTCCATTTCACTCAG GTGCGGGACATGCTTGGAGATGGACGCCTGATAAAGCGTCGGCTTTGTGATGGAAGAG GTGAGTTTCCGATGGATTGCCCTCTTCATGACAGTCTACTGCGAGTCCATTACAAGGGGATGCTTCTTGACGAGGAAAACAAAGTCTTCTATGATACAAGAGTTGATAATGATGGTCAACCTTTGGAGTTCAGTTCTGGAGAAGGGCTT GTACCTGAAGGATTTGAAATGTGTGTTCGTTTAATGCTCCCGGGAGAGATTGCTCTTGTCACATGCCCTCCTGATTATGCATACGACAAGTTCCAGAG GCCAGCTAATGTTCCTGAAGGTGCTCATATTCAATGGGAAATTGAGCTACTTGGTTTTGAGATGCCAAAG GACTGGACTGGTATGGATTTTCCAACTATTATGGGTGAAGCAGAGAAGATTAGAAACACa GGAAACAGGCTCTACAAAGAAGGAAAGTTTGAACTTGCTAAGGCGAAATATGAGAAG GTACTTAGGGAATTTAATCATGTTAATCCTCAAGATGATGAGGAAGGGAAGGTTTTTGTAGATACAAGA AATCTGTTAAATCTGAACTTGGCTGCGTGTTACCTCAAAATGGGAGAATGCAAAAAGTCTATTGAGTATTGCAATAAG GTTTTGGATGCAAATCCTGCACATGCCAAGGCTCTTTACCGGCGGGGAATGGCCTACATGACAGACGGAGATTTTGAGGAAGCAAGACGTGATTTTGAAATG ATGATGAAAGGTGACAAGTCATCTGAAGCTGATGCAATGGCAGCACTTCAAAAACTGAAGCAGAAGAAGCAg GAAGTTGAGAGGAAGGTGCGCAAGCAATTTAAAGGATTATTTGACAAGAAGCCAGGAGAAATTGCAGATGCTGGAATTCACGGCACAGAAGAAAGGACTGTAAGTGAAAATCAGAAGAAAGATGATCAGGAGGATTCGGATAGGATTGAGGAAGAGGCCTTGCTTCAAGATGCAGCCAATGCACCTAGAGGAGGCTGGTTCTCCCACTTGTGGCCTACTGGTCGAAGACTGTTTTCGGCTCTGGGGTTTCAAAGATGTACCATATTGTAA
- the LOC125371011 gene encoding thionin-like protein 2 — protein MIMERKAVSFLLMCVVIGMLAGQSNAWFKDFKTCLKDCLVQCAIPPWTPICPASCLAKCIIHPSYTTSTDTTHQFCTVGCATSLCSKLITNPNPNLEQVESCVNGCSGTCTKNYVPVN, from the exons atGATCATGGAAAGAAAAGCAGTGTCATTTCTTTTGATGTGTGTGGTTATCGGGATGCTTGCAGGGCAGTCCAATGCTTGGTTTAAGGATTTCAAAACTTGCTTAAAGGATTGTCTGGTTCAATGCGCTATTCCACCATGGACTCCAATTTGCCCTGCCAGTTGCCTTGCTAAGTGCATTATCCACCCATCTTATACCACTTCCACTGACACTACTCATCAATTCTGTACTGTTGGTTGTGCTACATCCTTGTGCTCCAAGCTCATCACCAATCCCAACCCTA ATCTGGAACAAGTGGAAAGTTGTGTGAATGGTTGTTCAGGAACATGCACCAAGAACTACGTGCCAGTAAATTGA